The Miscanthus floridulus cultivar M001 unplaced genomic scaffold, ASM1932011v1 os_2356_2_3, whole genome shotgun sequence genome contains a region encoding:
- the LOC136534856 gene encoding uncharacterized protein has translation MGLCLSVALWKEKLYGADCCSRSVRGRVVHKVVAGVESGDCEYGILGGDTDDVQVEQKAAAVAPVAGMGVKSGGVEGAAAAVSGGTPVRPIWQRRVLMGVKCQLPRFSGMILYDESGRPVCSGIRDRARDQEKHAAAISVLTDLL, from the exons ATGGGTCTCTGCCTGTCCGTGGCGCTCTGGAAGGAGAAGCTCTACGGCGCCGACTGCTGCAGCCGGTCAGTGCGGGGGCGCGTCGTCCATAAGGTCGTTGCCGGCGTGGAGAGTGGTGACTGCGAGTACGGGATCTTGGGAGGCGACACAGACGACGTGCAGGTAGAGCagaaggcggcggcggtggctccggTGGCGGGCATGGGCGTCAAAAGTGGTGGAGTGGAGGGAGCTGCCGCTGCCGTGTCCGGCGGCACTCCGGTGCGGCCGATATGGCAGAGGAGGGTGCTGATGGGCGTCAAGTGCCAGCTGCCGCGGTTCAGCGGGATGATACTGTACGACGAGAGCGGCCGGCCGGTGTGCAGTGGCATCCGGGACAGAGCTCGTGACCAG GAGAAGCATGCTGCGGCGATCTCAGTGCTAACGGACCTGCTCTAG
- the LOC136534853 gene encoding arabinogalactan protein 1-like — translation MLTNQDISTCLQTTSPRAGWPAIPPRARPAHAWQHVPVGVLPPPSPTPPALLADAPPPAPPRRRAPASRPEHRGPPVPAAPHPRSNPVAHAPAHSSVAPALSA, via the coding sequence atgcttacaaaccaagaCATCTCCACATGCTTACAAACCACGTCGCCCCGTGCCGGCTGGCCCGCCATCCCGCCCCGTGCACGCCCTGCCCACGCATGGCAGCACGTCCCCGTCGGCGTGCTGCCACCGCCTTCGCCCACCCCGCCCGCCCTGCTCGCCGACGCGCCCCCGCCCGCCCCACCCCGCCGACGCGCCCCCGCCAGCCGCCCCGAACACCGTGGCCCGCCGGTGCCCGCCGCCCCACACCCGCGCTCCAACCCCGTGGCCCACGCCCCGGCCCACAGCAGCGTCGCCCCGGCCCTCTCGGCGTGA